From the Aminobacter aminovorans genome, one window contains:
- a CDS encoding hydantoinase B/oxoprolinase family protein, with the protein MRAVDPVTQEIIQGKLLSMVDEMGIVMARTSMSPVIYEVLDFACGICTRDCDLIAQTNGITLFTGTFATQVRSLVERFADDMAPGDVLVTNDPYAGGTHSCDLAIMRPIFAEGRIIAFAINVAHWLDVGGAVPGSLPPDASSVFQEGLRLPCVRIARDDKLLPDMVRIISENVRLPDVALGDLNAQLATVRIAERRILEMVEKYGAATVQDAFDHLLDVSERRSQDVIAALPDGTYEATDIIDGDGISTDPIEVKVAIRIAGGRMEVDFTGCPPAAAGPINCARGALSSAVKTIFKALVAPQEPSNEGWFRPLSVIAPDGTVFTAQKPSPTGWYYEGSVHASELVWKALAPLMPERFSAGSYSSLCVTYINGRTADGEEFIHIEPQHGGWGGSPGRDGASAVIALTDGDTYNYSVELIEAKFPLHVRRYALNVEGGAGAGQWRGGFGVVREYEILSGEADIHSGFGRSRTPPWGMDGGGSGSLNRLDVVDQETANTVTYGRLSHRRVVKGDLLRIATGGGGGWGDPAMRSRDAIAEDIRSGYISAERAASEYNHRGTATK; encoded by the coding sequence GTGCGAGCCGTCGATCCCGTTACGCAGGAGATCATCCAGGGCAAGCTATTGTCGATGGTCGACGAGATGGGCATCGTGATGGCGCGGACCAGCATGAGCCCCGTCATCTACGAGGTTCTGGATTTTGCCTGCGGCATCTGCACCCGCGACTGCGACCTGATTGCCCAGACCAATGGCATCACACTGTTCACTGGCACATTCGCCACTCAGGTCCGCAGCCTGGTCGAGAGGTTCGCCGACGACATGGCGCCGGGCGACGTGCTGGTCACAAACGATCCCTATGCCGGAGGCACGCATTCCTGCGATCTGGCCATCATGCGCCCTATCTTTGCCGAAGGCCGCATCATCGCATTTGCCATCAATGTCGCTCACTGGCTGGACGTCGGCGGGGCGGTGCCTGGCAGCCTGCCTCCGGACGCCAGTTCGGTGTTCCAGGAAGGCCTTCGCCTACCTTGCGTGCGTATTGCGCGCGACGACAAGCTGTTGCCCGACATGGTCCGCATCATCAGCGAGAATGTCCGTCTGCCGGATGTCGCGCTGGGCGACCTCAATGCGCAACTTGCCACGGTGCGCATTGCCGAGCGCCGGATCCTGGAGATGGTCGAGAAATATGGTGCGGCTACCGTTCAGGACGCATTCGACCACCTCCTCGACGTCAGCGAGAGGCGCAGCCAAGACGTCATTGCGGCACTGCCGGATGGCACCTACGAGGCGACTGACATCATCGACGGCGATGGCATTTCCACCGATCCCATCGAAGTGAAAGTCGCCATCCGGATCGCGGGCGGCCGCATGGAAGTGGACTTCACCGGTTGCCCGCCTGCAGCGGCAGGGCCGATCAACTGCGCGCGTGGGGCACTCAGCTCGGCCGTGAAGACCATCTTCAAGGCGCTGGTGGCACCGCAGGAGCCGTCCAACGAAGGATGGTTCCGGCCACTCTCGGTGATCGCTCCCGATGGAACGGTGTTCACGGCGCAGAAACCCTCGCCGACAGGCTGGTACTACGAAGGGTCCGTCCATGCCTCCGAACTCGTTTGGAAGGCGCTCGCACCGTTGATGCCTGAACGTTTTTCCGCCGGCTCCTACTCCAGCCTCTGCGTCACCTACATCAATGGCCGGACCGCCGACGGGGAGGAGTTCATCCACATCGAGCCACAGCATGGCGGTTGGGGCGGCTCGCCCGGTCGCGACGGCGCAAGCGCGGTTATCGCCCTGACCGACGGCGATACCTACAACTACTCGGTGGAGTTGATCGAAGCCAAGTTTCCGCTCCACGTCCGGCGCTACGCGCTCAATGTCGAAGGCGGGGCCGGCGCAGGCCAGTGGCGCGGTGGCTTCGGGGTCGTGCGTGAATACGAGATTCTGTCCGGAGAGGCAGACATCCACAGCGGCTTCGGCCGCTCGCGGACGCCGCCCTGGGGCATGGACGGCGGCGGGTCCGGCAGTCTCAACCGGCTCGATGTCGTCGACCAGGAGACAGCGAACACCGTCACCTATGGCCGCCTGTCCCACCGCCGCGTCGTCAAGGGCGACCTGCTGCGCATCGCTACCGGCGGTGGCGGCGGCTGGGGCGATCCAGCCATGAGAAGCAGGGACGCGATCGCCGAGGACATCCGCTCAGGCTACATCAGCGCAGAGCGTGCGGCATCGGAATACAATCACCGGGGCACGGCGACGAAATGA
- a CDS encoding LuxR C-terminal-related transcriptional regulator, whose protein sequence is MAISAMQLNGQLTYLKAADLRFSAGEAQNLLAMAGVKLDKAQIEALVRKTEGWAVALQLARVLLRDGAVTDRDLLEFSGTQLDMARYLSEQVFSSLSVPMQSALIGVAALPYFSAELASAIVSPTAAAELTSDIAGGGLPIEALDDGHKQFKLHQVFQEYLMHEAHLRGLDINQIRRTAAHWYAARRDWANAIRHALHAEDFRLAGELSENAGGWRQVYAGARGLLQQFHALAAVLPEPEAAKFPRSFLGLAVAAAKGGNLTLATHYFELVNRKIDRSDNVLVNEVRLIGALMALYRDDRIEALDLSLLERDLTLLELAEPVQRALTYNLLCFQYLERSEFERAERHGNLAIQSFTQAGALFGAMHLHAHVGQAQFFRGDMEGASAAYERLASDAQSAIGKGCDLDAIAQVLLAETLSERGLHEGAERILEWSLPHLEKNDCWFDLLAAAYLSRIRARTVRNDFDGVDAVLEQARRTAQRRGFPRLQRLIAREQMRAIIHFGDIQGAKRFADRFDLGPESAFDVERNRLSFRLRGEVPATLWVRVWIEEGQPERALDMLQRLEVAQERPFSVPRMLRMRLLAVLAGMKAGKAERTASVLDEILLTLPSATYRAAFFEEGPEMLALLRRRAQEAGPDSLIARRVGQIFAPADASAPGQGTSETAPDSASAPHSLTQQELKIVSLICGGFSNKEIARHMDVSENTVKFHVRNVFSKLNVHSRTSAISVARELGLLA, encoded by the coding sequence TTGGCGATTTCGGCTATGCAGCTGAATGGCCAACTCACCTATCTGAAGGCCGCCGATCTGCGCTTCTCGGCCGGAGAAGCCCAGAACTTGCTGGCCATGGCCGGGGTTAAGCTCGACAAAGCGCAGATCGAGGCACTGGTCCGCAAGACAGAGGGCTGGGCCGTGGCACTGCAGCTGGCTCGCGTTCTGCTGCGCGACGGGGCTGTGACCGACAGAGACCTGCTGGAATTCAGCGGTACCCAGCTCGACATGGCGCGCTATCTGTCCGAACAGGTGTTTTCGTCGCTCTCGGTCCCCATGCAATCGGCGCTGATCGGCGTTGCGGCCCTGCCCTATTTCAGTGCCGAATTGGCGAGTGCGATTGTCAGTCCAACGGCCGCCGCCGAGCTGACGTCCGACATTGCCGGCGGCGGCCTGCCAATCGAGGCGTTGGACGATGGACACAAGCAGTTCAAGCTGCATCAGGTATTCCAGGAATACCTGATGCATGAAGCACACTTGCGCGGGCTCGACATCAATCAGATCAGGCGGACCGCCGCGCACTGGTATGCGGCTCGCCGTGACTGGGCCAATGCCATTCGCCACGCCTTGCATGCGGAAGACTTCCGCCTTGCTGGGGAACTTTCCGAAAATGCCGGGGGGTGGCGGCAGGTCTATGCCGGCGCCCGCGGGCTGCTCCAGCAGTTTCATGCACTGGCAGCGGTTTTGCCGGAACCGGAAGCCGCCAAGTTCCCACGAAGCTTTCTCGGATTGGCCGTCGCGGCTGCCAAAGGTGGCAACCTGACGCTGGCAACTCATTATTTCGAGCTCGTCAATCGGAAAATCGACCGCTCCGACAATGTTCTGGTCAACGAAGTTCGCCTGATCGGCGCACTCATGGCGCTGTACCGGGACGACCGCATCGAAGCCCTCGACCTGTCGCTACTCGAGCGCGACCTGACGCTGCTTGAACTGGCGGAACCGGTACAACGCGCGCTGACCTACAACCTGCTGTGCTTCCAATACCTGGAACGCAGCGAATTCGAGCGCGCCGAGCGCCACGGCAACCTGGCGATCCAGTCCTTTACCCAGGCGGGAGCGCTTTTCGGAGCGATGCACCTCCACGCCCATGTGGGGCAGGCACAGTTCTTTCGCGGCGACATGGAAGGGGCGAGTGCGGCCTACGAGCGCCTGGCCAGTGACGCGCAAAGCGCCATCGGCAAGGGTTGCGACCTCGACGCGATCGCCCAGGTCCTGCTGGCCGAGACCCTGTCGGAGCGTGGCCTGCATGAAGGCGCCGAACGCATCCTGGAATGGTCGCTGCCGCATCTGGAAAAGAACGACTGCTGGTTCGACCTCCTGGCGGCAGCCTATCTGTCCCGCATTCGTGCACGGACGGTCCGCAACGATTTCGACGGCGTCGACGCCGTGCTCGAACAGGCAAGACGTACCGCACAACGCCGTGGTTTTCCTCGCCTGCAAAGGCTGATCGCTCGCGAGCAAATGCGTGCGATCATCCATTTTGGCGACATTCAGGGCGCCAAGCGTTTTGCCGACCGTTTCGATCTCGGCCCTGAATCGGCGTTCGACGTCGAGCGCAACCGGCTTTCATTCCGGCTGCGCGGCGAGGTACCGGCAACGCTGTGGGTTCGCGTCTGGATAGAGGAAGGACAGCCAGAACGCGCGCTCGACATGCTGCAACGCCTGGAGGTGGCGCAGGAGCGTCCTTTCAGCGTGCCTCGCATGCTCCGGATGCGCCTGCTGGCGGTGCTTGCCGGCATGAAGGCCGGCAAGGCAGAGCGAACAGCTTCCGTGCTTGACGAAATCCTGCTGACGCTGCCCAGCGCAACGTACCGCGCGGCCTTTTTTGAAGAGGGTCCCGAAATGCTCGCCTTGCTGCGCCGCCGCGCGCAGGAGGCCGGCCCTGACAGCCTGATCGCCCGGCGCGTCGGCCAGATATTTGCACCGGCAGATGCGTCCGCTCCGGGACAAGGCACTTCAGAAACAGCGCCCGATTCCGCAAGCGCACCGCATAGTCTGACCCAGCAAGAACTGAAGATCGTGTCATTGATATGCGGCGGCTTCTCCAACAAGGAGATAGCCCGGCACATGGACGTCAGCGAAAACACTGTGAAGTTTCACGTCCGAAATGTCTTCTCGAAGCTTAACGTCCATTCGCGCACCTCGGCCATCTCTGTCGCGCGAGAGCTAGGACTATTAGCCTAA
- the phnY gene encoding phosphonoacetaldehyde dehydrogenase: MVKAETTFKVRHEPMRIAGRKVDADGVVNVHYPYTDAVIGTVPAGRAEHARQAFEIAANYKPKLTRYERQQILFRTAEALAARKEEISDIITLELGISKADSLYEVGRAYDVFTLSAQMCIQDDGQIFSCDLTPHGKARKIFTTREPLKAISAITPFNHPLNMVSHKVAPAIATNNCVVVKPTELTPMTALILADILYEAGLPPEMLSVVTGMPTDIGAEMITNENIELITFTGGVPVGKLIARTAGYKRQVLELGGNDPLIILNDLSDDDLAKAADLAVAGATKNSGQRCTAVKRILCQESVADRFVPMVLERAKKIRFGDPMDRSTDLGTVVHEKAAALFEKRVYMAAEQGAEVLYDPGRKGALLPPIVVDRVPHTSELVMEETFGPIIPIVRAPDNDDELIALSNSTAFGLSSGVCTNDFRRMQKYIAGLQVGTVNIWEVPGYRIEMSPFGGIKDSGNGYKEGVIEAMKSFTNVKTFSLPW; the protein is encoded by the coding sequence ATGGTCAAGGCTGAAACGACGTTCAAGGTGCGCCACGAACCTATGCGCATCGCCGGACGCAAGGTCGATGCCGATGGCGTCGTCAACGTCCACTACCCCTACACCGATGCGGTGATCGGCACGGTGCCGGCCGGGCGTGCCGAGCACGCCCGCCAGGCCTTCGAGATCGCGGCCAACTACAAGCCGAAGCTGACGCGCTACGAGCGTCAGCAGATCCTGTTCCGCACGGCAGAAGCCCTTGCCGCGCGCAAGGAAGAGATCTCCGACATCATCACGCTGGAACTCGGCATCTCCAAGGCCGACTCCTTGTACGAGGTCGGCCGCGCCTACGACGTGTTCACGCTGTCGGCGCAGATGTGCATCCAGGACGACGGCCAGATCTTCTCCTGCGATCTCACTCCTCATGGAAAAGCGCGGAAAATCTTCACCACGCGTGAGCCGCTGAAGGCGATCTCGGCGATCACGCCGTTCAATCACCCGCTCAACATGGTGTCGCACAAGGTTGCGCCGGCGATCGCCACCAACAACTGCGTCGTGGTCAAGCCGACGGAATTGACGCCGATGACGGCGCTGATCCTCGCCGACATTCTCTATGAAGCCGGCCTGCCGCCGGAGATGCTGTCTGTCGTGACGGGCATGCCGACCGACATCGGCGCCGAGATGATCACCAACGAGAATATCGAGCTGATCACCTTCACCGGCGGCGTGCCTGTGGGCAAGCTGATTGCCCGCACTGCCGGCTACAAGCGGCAGGTGCTGGAGCTCGGCGGCAACGATCCGCTGATCATCCTCAACGACCTCTCCGACGACGATCTTGCCAAGGCAGCCGATCTCGCGGTGGCCGGTGCTACCAAGAACTCGGGCCAGCGCTGCACCGCGGTCAAGCGCATCCTCTGCCAGGAAAGTGTCGCCGACCGTTTCGTGCCGATGGTGCTGGAGCGGGCCAAGAAGATCAGGTTCGGCGACCCGATGGACCGGTCGACCGATCTCGGCACCGTGGTGCATGAGAAGGCTGCCGCGCTCTTTGAAAAGCGCGTCTACATGGCCGCCGAACAGGGTGCGGAAGTGCTCTACGATCCGGGCCGAAAGGGCGCGCTGTTGCCGCCGATCGTCGTCGACCGCGTGCCGCATACCTCTGAGCTGGTGATGGAAGAGACCTTCGGTCCAATCATCCCGATCGTGCGCGCGCCCGACAATGACGACGAGCTGATCGCGCTGTCCAACTCGACCGCCTTCGGCCTGTCGTCAGGCGTCTGCACCAACGACTTCCGGCGCATGCAGAAATACATCGCCGGCCTGCAGGTCGGCACGGTGAATATCTGGGAAGTCCCGGGATACCGCATCGAGATGTCGCCTTTTGGCGGGATCAAGGACTCCGGCAACGGCTACAAGGAAGGCGTCATCGAAGCGATGAAAAGCTTCACCAACGTCAAGACCTTCTCTTTGCCGTGGTAG